GGAGCCCGGAGGGAACCTCCCGGGTGGCCACGAAACCCGGTGCGCCGGAGGACAGGCAGTCGAGCAGCGCGGTCATCGCGGCGGGTTCGTCCGCGACCTCCGCGACATCGAAACCGGTTCCTTCCAATTCGATGCGCGCCAAGGGTTCCGTGGGGCAGTCCCCGGCGGCGTGGAAGGCCAGCGGCACGTGGTATCTCTCTGTTTCCCCCGTCGGGTAGGCCACCTCCAGCAGGGCGCTTCGCAGCCCGGGGCTGGCTTCTCCCGGCGGCCGGAACCAGTCGGTGAGTTCTACTTGGCGGGGAACCCCGCCGCGGGAACGCCCGGAGAACCACCGGGCATTTCCGGCCAGCTTCCAGAGCGCCCCGAGCAGCGGGTCGTGGTTGCGGTTCATGGTTCAGCGCGAGGTGACGTGGAAGATGTGGGCGGGCTTGCCTGGGTACAGGCGAACCCAGTTCTTCTCACCCCAGATGTAGGTGTCGCCCGACAGCTCGTCGTGGACCTCGACGGCAGCTCCCGGGGGAAGCCCCAGAGCCGGGAGGTCCAGGTAGACCTCGGACTCCACGGTGTTGTCCGGATCCAGTGAGCAGACCACCAGCATGACGTCGTCCCCGTCGTGTTTCGAGTAGACCATCACCGAGTCGTGGGGTGCGTGGTGGAAGTGAATGTCACGTAGCTGCTGCAGGGCCGGGTGCTTCTCGCGGATGTCATTCAGCCGTCCCAGCAGCAGGTTCAGATTCGGTTCCGCGTCAAAATCCCGTGGCCGGAACTCATACTTCTCGGAGTTGAGGTACTCCTCCCGGCCCGGGGCCAGCGCGGTGTGCTCGAACAGCTCGAATCCCGAGTACACACCCCAGGAGGGGGACAGCGTAGCTGCCAGGATGGCCCGGATCGCGAATATCGCGGGATTCCCGGACTGCAGGTGGAAGGGCAGAATATCCGGGGTGTTGACGAAGAAATTGGGCCGGTAGTAGGGGGCCATGTCCCGGCTCAGCTCCGTCAGGTATTCCGTGAGCTCCCACTTCGCGACGCGCCAGGTGAAATACGTGTACGACTGCTGGAAACCGACCTTACCGAGGGCCGCCATCATCTGCGGTTTGGTGAAGGCCTCGGCCAGGAAGATGACCTCCGGGTTGGTCTCGTGCACCCGCTCCAGCAACCAGTCCCAGAACTCCACGGGTTTGGTGTGGGGGTTGTCCACCCGGAAGATCGTCACGCCGCGGTCGATCCACAGCTGCACGACCCTCAGCACCTCCTGGTAGATGCCCTCGGGATCGTTGTCGAAGTTCAGGGGATAGATGTCCTGGTACTTCTTGGGCGGGTTCTCCGCGTAGGCGATGGTCCCGTCCAGGCGGGTGGTGAACCATTCGGGATGTTCCTGCACCCACGGATGGTCGGGGGAGGCCTGGAGGGCGAGGTCGAGGGCCAGCTCCAGTCCGAGGGACTTCGCCTTCGCGACGAACCGCTCGAAGGACTCGAGATCACCCAGGTCGGGGTGGATGGCGTCGTGCCCGCCGTCGAGAGAACCGATGGCCCACGGGGACCCCGGGTCGTCGGGGGCCGGGTCGAGACTGTTGTTCTTCCCCTTCCGGAAGGCCGAACCGATGGGATGGATCGGGGGCAGGTAGGCCACGTGGAAACCCATCGCCGCGATCGCCTCGAGACGCGAGTGCGAGGAGTCGAAACCACCCGAGATCCAGTTGCCCTCCTCGTCGCGCATGGCCCCCTGGGAGCGCGGGAAGAACTCGTACCACGACGAGTAGAGGGCGCGGCGGCGTTCTACGCGGATCGGGTATTCCTGGGTGGCGGAGATGCATTCCCTCGGGCCGAAACGCGCCATGGCCCGTTCGATGGGGCGCGAGTTGATGAGTTCCTCTATCTCGCTGGCCGGAGTCTCGGGGCTCAGTGCCTCGGCGGCCGCCCGTAGCAGATGGGAGGCGGCCATCACCCGCGACTGCTCGGCGGTCTCGGCAGCCTCGTTGAAAAGCTCACGGCCCTCCAAGCACAGAAGGTCCACATCCATGCCGAGCGGCAGCTTCATCAGCGCATGGTGGCGCCAGGTCCCCCAGGGATCGGACCAGCCCTCGACACGGAAGGTCCAGTCTCCCTCGGTGGCCATGCGTACG
The sequence above is drawn from the Arachnia rubra genome and encodes:
- a CDS encoding alpha-1,4-glucan--maltose-1-phosphate maltosyltransferase; the encoded protein is MNHPTPARAHLRRTEGGFGRIPVTGVSPVIADGAYPVKAVAHERILISANVFREGHDAVNASVILTAPHGTQRRIDMTQVEPQGLDIWQAHVRMATEGDWTFRVEGWSDPWGTWRHHALMKLPLGMDVDLLCLEGRELFNEAAETAEQSRVMAASHLLRAAAEALSPETPASEIEELINSRPIERAMARFGPRECISATQEYPIRVERRRALYSSWYEFFPRSQGAMRDEEGNWISGGFDSSHSRLEAIAAMGFHVAYLPPIHPIGSAFRKGKNNSLDPAPDDPGSPWAIGSLDGGHDAIHPDLGDLESFERFVAKAKSLGLELALDLALQASPDHPWVQEHPEWFTTRLDGTIAYAENPPKKYQDIYPLNFDNDPEGIYQEVLRVVQLWIDRGVTIFRVDNPHTKPVEFWDWLLERVHETNPEVIFLAEAFTKPQMMAALGKVGFQQSYTYFTWRVAKWELTEYLTELSRDMAPYYRPNFFVNTPDILPFHLQSGNPAIFAIRAILAATLSPSWGVYSGFELFEHTALAPGREEYLNSEKYEFRPRDFDAEPNLNLLLGRLNDIREKHPALQQLRDIHFHHAPHDSVMVYSKHDGDDVMLVVCSLDPDNTVESEVYLDLPALGLPPGAAVEVHDELSGDTYIWGEKNWVRLYPGKPAHIFHVTSR